The segment CGGTGTATAAGTTACCTGTTAGACATAAATGCCAAGTTGGTGCGGTAGGCACAAGAAAGTGTGACTGTGCCAACAGGCGTACCAACAACACCGACACGCACCGTctgaaaacctttaaaacaaacatcaacaaacctgagtaAACTAGTTAGAGACATCAATGTGTTATCCTAAACACTGACTTCACTAGGTAACCACATCTAATAAGTTAATTTACTTCTGAAATATTCAGAAATGTTAATAAGTTCTGAAGTCACACGAGGCTGCAAAGACTCTTAAATGTGAGTCTTGTTTCAGTGACTTAAGACAGTAAAGCTGAGTTTACAGTTACCTTCTCCTAATCCAGTCAGCTGGACTTCTCCAAAGTATATCCtaaacagaagaagagcagcagaaatAAGAGAAACCCTCTATGTTTAAATGACATTACTAAGCAGAAGCAGTGGAACCAGAAAGTTAGATTAAAACCAGTGTGATTGCAAATCTACTGTTTAACGAGGCAATTAACAGTCCACACACCTGTACAGTATGACATAGTCGTGTCCCTGCTTTCTGGACAGTTTATATGCAGGTGTTACTCTGGTGATGGCCAGCAGAGACTTAAGAAGGACAGACAGACGATTGTAGACTGTATATGACACCTTGATGTCTTTATCACACCTGCAGCAAGGACAGACAATACACGGACTTGTTACAATACAGCAGCTTGGTGGTATTTAACTAAATGtcagcttcatatttaaaaaatatctgcAGTTTGTCAATAAGAATATTTTTATGGACATTGTAGTTTGCTTGTTGTCCTATTGTTATCATTAAAAGCTTCTTTCCATTAAGAAGAAAAATTTATTGCATATGATCTCAATAGTTCCTAGTcctaaaatacttttttaaaatcagtaatCCTTCACATTTTTTGCAGAAGCAGTAACTAAAGACATCCTGACAATTCTGTTGCCCGAGatacattattttatcaaatatgacttaaattcattgtttttttcctgttagaATACATGCATACAAcactattttatttcaatttgcTAATCTAACATTAAGAAATTTCCTTAATAGGCTAGGTATAGATATAGTTTTCCTTAAGTGTCTTTGTTAACTCATGCACGGTCAGTGGGGACCTGTTGTGGCACAAGGTTTGGACAGGATGTCTCGCCTTCactaaaactgcatttttcaaacagcagcactttagATGTGATAAAATTACAAAGTGTCACTGAAATAGAGACAAAGTGAACCATTTATAGCTCAGTGAAGCTGATGGTGAAAATGCTGGCTGTGATGTATTTTTATGCCTCTCCACAATCCACTCACAAAGCTTTATGTCCAATACAGGTGACAGACTgttgtgttttagttgtttGAAAAACCAAGCAGAGAGAGTGCTGCGCATGACAAAACAATCATCAGAACTTGAACTCTATTACCACAGATACGAATGCATTGTCTTCCAGACTAATCCTGTTGGTTAGGTTACATGTAGACGGTGCAGATAGATCTTGTGTTTCATTAAAGATTCCCCCAgttgaacatttaaaaaccaaTGTGAAAGCAAAACCCAACTTACTTTTCATTCATCTCCAGGCACCAAGTCTCCAACTCCATGGAGTCACCCTGAGTcagtcagagaaagacaaatgaacaAAGGAGCATGACattgagacaaaaaaaatattgtaaataattttctgtttttttaaacacacagagtagATGAGTCCATTGATGTCAATTCGTAAAATAATGATCATATTTCTATGAACTTCTTTTATACAAACACGTTTGGTGTTATGGTTTATTCACCTGATCTCACGTTATGTTGAAATCACGAGATAAGCAGAATATGAGGCAAGGTTGCCCCAGATAGGGAGGTTTTTACCTCTGACGTTTTCAGGGAGATCTCGACACACATGGACCGTCCGATACCTGGAAGCTGGCCAGCCAGTGCCTTCTTGGCTTCATGAGTCACCTCCGGGATGTCTTTTATAGCCAAATTAAACtatagaaaatgaagaagataaGATTTCTACTGATCATAGAGGGGAGACACAGGTtgcaacagaacagaaaaaagctAGGATGTAAGAAAAGAGATCCACTGAATATAAAACTAAcctaattttacttttacaaggCATAACAAACAAGCAATCAaaactgtgtgcatgtatgttaATCTATAGCAAACTATGTGATATAATTTGTCATCAGTTGTTACAAAACATGAACAGAGAAGGACTACATTATTTTACCCAATCAGAGCCAGTAGGCGATGATGAAGATCGAGTGCAGATCTTCTCTCCAAGACGAGCCTGGACAATCACCTGGACAGTCTGCAAATACATAACAGGATATgaaaaaccaaacagctgcCACAAAATTTACCTGGACGAACATGGATACTGTTGTGTTGTGCAAAGGTAAAATGTTGCTCAATAgttcaaactgtattttttaacgGTGTCAGcaccagaaataaaatatactgtatgtctattATATTAACATGAAGAAAGGGATTACAAGATTCGAGTAATTAATTATTAAGCCCCTTTAGAATTGAGGGAAACTTAAGGCAACTAGAAAGCCCTGTTGGGTTCAGCAAGTCCCCTCAGTAACCTTTTATCATTGACATTATTCAGCAGACGCATGTGACTATCGTATCAGCCTTTTACCTTCAAGGCAAAGAACTTTATGAACTTGTCCAAGTCTTTCTTATCCTGGGGGCTCAGGTCACTGTCCATGTTGACAAAACCCTGCAATCAAACAAGACGACCAATGACAGAGATAGTTTGTAGAAAATATACAGCTTCAAATTAACTGCACAAGCTATTATTTACATGTATCGAAAATTGTGTTTACTGAACTGAGAtggataaatacaaatatttgcaGAATAGGGTGAATGTTAACTACCAtatctgtaaatatttaaaattaaataaatgaataaaaaattaatttgctCCTCTAACATTACAGTCAAGTAACATTTAGGTTAGAACAAAATAGCCTATGTATACTGGTATTTTAACTGAATTAAGGGTGATAAATACCTACAATTTAGCTAACACAGTTCTCCTGTTAACCCTCCATTCAGCATCTGTCTATAACAAGCTAGCAAGCGAGGCCTCCACGTCCACATGAAACTGTTCGTTAACGTTAAGATTTGGAGGTCACGGTAGACTACAGAACACTGACGGTCACCTTACACGACACACTACATCCcctcacaaattaaaataatgcatctggataatttcatttaatattaatCGACATTTACGTGTCATAAAGGCGACACTGGATAGGTGAGTCGCTGGGCAACTAACGTTAGCCTACGgctaagctaactagctaactggCTGAACACGACGCACTCTAAGTTTATCGTAAAATAGCACAACACTTACATTAGCTTTTTCCTTCACAATGCAGTTTCAATGCTCTACAACTGAAGTCGACACAGGTGATGGTCAACCATACGCCCCACAAACAATTATTTACACAATGCCGATgtaaacaacatcaacagcGGCTGTGCtacttttctgtttatcttcTCCATGTCGACGTGTTTGGATAGCGGCACGTTCACAGAAGCACTTTCCTACAAGTCGTGTAAACGTCTTTAACACGTACAGCCCGgaacccacacatgcacaataaaaacaagactaatcttatacaaataaaatgacaattcCTACTTTACAACTCTCGTCTTTGTGGAAACACAATAGTCCTCTCTGTGTGTCGAATCTGCGAATTTGAGCCGCAAGCTGGGTTCGTGCGGCTTGTTTTGGTTCATAACTCTTCGTACAGGTAAGCTGGGCTTTCGATTAATGCACAtaatcatgttttctgtttttatttatagatgTAAGCCTAAATATATATGCAGATATGTTCAGTAACTACCACAAGCACGCAAAGCGGCAATTAGGATAGCGTTAGCTAAAATACacctagctagctagctagttagcacTCTGGGTTGCGTTGAATCAGTTATGTTGTAGTAGCTAACATTTAGGTTGATTGTTTACTGATAGTAAGTCTTAAACAATGGGCACATTGCTTCATAATTTTAAAACACCATTAATTTATAAGTAACAGCCCacaatgaacaaaataaatatgtctGAATTAAACAGAAAGGACTGTTTATCTCATGACTGTGTCTCATTCAGTAGAATACATACTGCAGACTCATACCTTCACATGTATTCAGCCTGCAGAGGTTATAATGGCACAATAATAGCaggaaactaaataaaagtgtGATATAATGTGGAAAATATACTGCACAAAATGGCTATTTTTATATGGTAGTTGTTCTACATTGTATGTAGATGTATATGTGTAAACAAACTGCAGCCTTAGCCCATAGTTAGATAATATCAGTGGTTTGAATGAATGTGTATagtcacaaaatgtaaatataaacatgtgaatgtaaaacaaaatcataatattatgaaataatgtatttatgtgaATTACCTCCAGTATGGCAATCCCCATAGCCATTTTGGATTGTGATCTCCTCTTACATGGTCGAGGTCATAAGACCTTGGACCGCTTTGACCTGGACTCTGTCTCAGACACCTTCCTCCTCACACAATTTGGCTTCCCCAGGGAGTTTATTCTGTATCTGGTCGAATTACTCAGAGAGGTGAGTATGTCCCTGTCCTCAGTTTTCAATACACACATTCAATTGAAAACGTTTCCAATTCCTTCCTCAAAATCTGTATACAACTATGTCAAGTTTAATGTGgttatgttgtttattatttctgtgtgttagGCTCTTTGTAGACGCACCCAGAGGTCTAGAGCCATCAGTCCTGAGGTCCAGGTGTTGGCGGCTTTGGGCTTCTACACATCGGGCTCATTCCAGACGTCTATGGGAGACACTATAGGGATCAGCCAGGCTTCCATGTCAAGATGTGTGTCCAATGTGACCAGAGCGTTGGTGGAGAAAGCGCCTCAGTTCATCACATTCAACAGGTGTGATATATGCTAGCAATTTTGTGGTTACACAAAGAAGAACCAGTGATGAGAAAAACAGCACTTCAGTGGCTTACTAGTTAACAACCCACAGTCTGATTCATGCTTGTGAATGAGCATGAACATCATTACCtttacagaaagacaaagacaacagaTGCAATAACACTGTTTTCCAAACAGAGATCCCTCCAGCAGAGAGCAGTCCTTCCAGGAATTTCAGAGGGTTGCAGGATTTCCAGGAGTTCTGGGGGTGCTGGACTGTGTTCaggtttattatattatattatattatattatattatattatattatattatattatattatattatattatattatattatattatattacttttcTAGTCACCACATTTGCAGATGACAGCATGAGGGGGAAAATGCTTAACAGCTtaacaatgttttgtttatctttCCTCTCCAGGTTGCCATCAAAGCTCCAAACAGTGAGGACTCATCTTATGTGAACAAGAAGGGGTTTCACTCTGTGGGCTGTCAGCTGGTTTGTGATTCGCGAGGATTGTTGCTCAGTGCAGAAACCCACTGGCCAGGTGGGCTCAAAGACACTGATGTTCTGCAGAGATCTGCTCTTTGCAAACAGCTGcaggacacagaggagggcTGGCTGCTGGGTGAGACACAGATTTTAAACTTCACTCTGTAAAGTGTTAAAAGGACCCAGCACACAGTAGATGTTGGACCTTGTTACAGAGATCAGAATTTTAAGGTTTTTCTATTTCCTAGGTGACCGCCGTTACCCTCTAAAGAAGTGGTTGATGACGCCGGTTGACTGTCCTGAATCACCTGCAGAGTTTCGATATAATCTAGCCCACACTGCTACACATGAGATAGTGGACAGAACCTTCAGAGCCATCCAGACCAGATTCAAATGTTTAGATGGCACCAAAGGATACTTACAGGTACACTACTCTGCTCTCTACAGTACTGTTCATTCTATTTTTTGTATTCTATGTTGCTTTATCATTATCActtaatcaaaaaaaaaaaaagagttaatgACTAGTATTAAACTGAGCAGTGTTGTATATGTATTAAAGCCTTTATGGTCATCTCTTTCTTCATGTCTGCAGTATTCTCCAGAGAGGAGTTCGTCCATCCTGCTGGCCTGCTGTGTCCTGCACAACGCCTCACTACAGTCTGGATTAGACGCCTGGACTCTGGAGAGGACTGACCCTCTAGAGCAACCTGAGAGCCTGGAACAGAGACCTGAGGACCGCGACAGCCAGGCAGAGGACCTCAGAACACAGCTCATTCTTAAACACTTCAGCTAAACTTAGCTGAACTCTGAAGTTTGAAGGAGATAAAGactgattgtattttattaGCCAAAGAAATGATTCTGAAGTTATATTTAAAGCAAGAAAagtccacagacacagagttgctgatgcagttttttaatattttgctgGTTTCTACTCTACTGACTACACTAAGATAACATAGTTTTATATGGAGGAACATGCAGGATGCTATACAACAAACCAAGACAACATCATatccaaacacatttcaaataacTGAAGTCCTTGGGAAGTGCTGGATTATTCTCTCTGGACATTCAAACCTTTTCCAAATAATCAAGGAGAGGTTAGAATAACCAAGCACTTCCTGGTGTTTTATAACTACTCGAACTGTGTGTAGCTACTGTGTCGTCCAGGTTTCAAGTGGGAAAAGTCACATTCCTTGTTATTTCTTTTGTCCCTCCCCaattttttccccaaaacaacCACTAATTACTTTTCTTATTCTCCCCGTTCCCACGTAGTTCCACAGGTTACAATCTTGGACCATatcacaatacaaaaacaagGCCCTTATTTACAACATCTGCACATTAAGTTGTCATTATTTATGTACACTGGTGCTCTGAGACTGTTAAGTGTGAGAATGACAGGATGTTTGCGCAACAGGCTGCAGTCACAtgattgttttgtgtatttttagcaTGAGggacaaaaaaggaaacaaatgcaggaaagaaaaaacagaaaagtgtagttaattgaaatgttttggAGATTAAAATAGTATATATGGGTGTTTTATTGTCAGAACCTATAATTATTTCTTCCAGGATTTtgactgtgacagtgaaatgtTGGTTTTAGTaagttttaatttgaaggaaaaccatgacatttttGGGAGCATCCTTGTTTTTCTGACTAGTGGTGATGacataaagatttattttaaatgtcgTGGTCTTCCTTCAAACTGTGCAGAGAACAAAGCTAGTGGTGTTTCACTTTCTGGAATGTATTAGTCCCCTGATTGGCTTCATCAATATATACACACTTTCTACAAACAGgaataaatacaacatacaCTGCTGTCGCATGAGCACATTTAGCATCCATGTTCAAaagttttctcttctgtttgggtgtgtaattatttatttttagcagaaaatttaattaaagcatTATTGTcaatgttcattttttaaagtcTACAgttggtttattatttttttgtgctttttgggTCAAGAGACAGTTCAGATTCAGAGAcaaaaatttatttttgtggTTTATTATGTGATCTATGGACATTTTGAAATTATGAGGGGACAAAATCCGAGATTTTCATGCGACAGCAGTGAAACATAAACACTGTATTACAGTTAAGACAAACAGATCATGTCAAAGCTTTATACGTCATGAAACAGCATGTAAACAACACACCATCATGTAAAACCTCACATCATCCTAaatgccaaatcacaacagacaatttcttctttttttttttgcataaaataaatatgctcTTTTTTGATGCTCAGAATATATTATGAGTTgtatttttgttagtttttttcatGAACATTATTTAGAAAAATGAGACAATAATATAAACTAAcgttaaaaacaaaattcagtatttatttttttgttgcataAATTAAATATGCTCTTTTTTTGATGCTgcaaatatattacatatacaaAATTAAATTCCATAAAAATACTTTGTTTCCCAACCTCTGTCAGAACCCCTTTAATGAAATATGGTTTCCCCTAAAAAATATGagttttgaattttttaaaaactaccTTTAACTTTAGAGatggaataaaaaatgtaaGATGGCAACGGAAACAATGGCCCCAAATACACCCAGGTCAATCCTGAACATTAATCCAGTTTAAGATTAGTTAAAAGATACAAGAAGTGGTGAAATGAAGCTGAGGCCAGCTCTGATTGATACACTGAGTGAACTAGTTGGAGTTAAAGTTTCCAGGTTTAGCTCATGTTAAGGCCAAGTTAGTCGTGTGTGACTGAAGTGAAGGCACTTTAACATTGGCACAGTGACGTGTTTGTGCTAAACACACCAACATGTCTCGATGTGTAATGTGCTTACTGCAACACATAATGATTTTATGTttactgttaaaaacacagaggtggAATGGTTATTTGATGCTGTAGCATTTCATATGAGAGGATTTGCTGTTTTCCTGTGGTTAATATCCATGTAACTGGTGtttggacaaaacacaaacagcagatgaTTTGTCCTCGGCTTTGGAAACTATGACGGGCCTTTTTCGCTGTCTCTGCCTTTTTGGTTTTGGACTTTTAGCAATTAATTTATCAAAACAATAACAGATGACTCATTAATCACAAgaatcattagttgcagcccttTGTCAACATATGGTGTGTGATTGGTTGTACATTGCATTGATCACCTAGCCAGCCCATGGAAGTTTTCCATGTACacaatatatttcatatatgaCGCCACATAAAAATCCCATAAAACTCTTTTCTAAAAGGCAAAAGTGGCCGTGGTCCATAATCATTATAGATCTGTCATGACATGATCACATAATACTCTTTATGTGATGTTTTGTAATAGTTAATGTGAACATGCTAGAAATTTCAATATATTCTTTAATTAATTAggttaaatgaattaaaattgtctttgtggttgttaaaactgaatattttggtGGGATATTTAGAACTTTAAATATGTAACAATGGACATTCTGCTAATAGGGCCCATATAAAATCAAGTATATTCAGGTGTAGCGGAGTCGTGAAGCACAACGTACAAGCTGGCTGAGGACAACGGGAGGACTGCGTCTCGAAGCTCACTGAAGGGGACGATGAAATACGTAGATACAGGCAGGTTTTGgttgagttagatgaagatgtGAAGAGTCCAGGAATGAGAAGGTTTTGGTCCTTGTAGGGGTCAGAGGTGAGAAGTCATGTGAGATGGAGTCAGGCTGTCTGTTAGAAGAACTCTGAGACTCCTTCTGGTTTGGTTTctctgaagacagagagacgAAAGCTTGTTAATGTTGTTTGACATGTAACATACAAAGATAACTTAACAACTAACATTATTCAGGTGGATTCTGACCTCCAATCTGAATTGGGCCCAGTTGTCTGGTTGCTCTGGGCGTCTGCTGTGTATCGGCTCGTCTGGATGTGGGAGCGGGCTTCTGACTGCAGCCTCTCCCCTTCTGACGTCACCGAACTCTCCTCCAGCGGAGCTCCTTCATTGTAGAAGAGCAGGCTGCGAGAACgcactgcaacacacagacacaccagtTTTATCATCACTGATTTGAAatcccttttttgtttgtttgcttttgatATTAGGGTTAGATAGACATGTTTCATCTGTCTGTGAAGGACTGTGGATCAGGCCAAAGTTTCCTTTTGAGTGACATTTTGTGACACGACAAAGTCCTCTGACAACTGAACTCTAAAATGAGCTGCTAATTTAAAGATGAATCCCTTTAAACGCTTTTTACATGAAAAAGATCACAATCTAAATGGGTTTgctaacaaatgtattttatcagtTGTATTTAGCTTTTAATGAACTTTGAGTTTTTATCCCCAGATAGTTACGGGGCAGATTTTTAGAATCGGGTACAGCCCCGTTCCCTCAGCACTCAGAGGTTGGTTCCTGGCAGAAAGCAGTGGCACTTAACATGATGACAGGCTGATTTCTGGTTTTAAAAGGGGGTTTCCCCAAGGGCGAGTGgtcaaaagaaaatgaaacgCAGCGAGGAAAGAAAGTTGATATTTGTGTGACATGACCACATGAGAAGTTCAGATGCACAGCTGCTTATTTTCCCTGACAGATTGTTGCGctgttgcttttctgtttgtctggCCTGGTCAGTCAGGTCACTATGTGAAACATTCTTACTTTGAAACTAAACTTCTGGGATCTTTATGAATCCTCATCTTTATGTACTTTTATTTAAGAATCATAGTGTTGTTTTTAGATATTAGAACACGGACAAGAACAGACTTATGATATAAATCTGATTGCAAAATAACTCGACTAGTGTGTGAGTAAGTGTTtagataatgatgatgaaattgagacagttatacagtaaaaaatgttatttcctgTAAAGTTGTCTCATCCCTGCTTAACAAAAATGCACCATCAATAttaaaaccaacaaaagcaCTGGAAAAGATATATTAACACTAAAATGAAGACTTTTGAACAGAAAGatgcattttctgtttcttttctaacATGTCTGTcatcagtttaattaaaactagatgcattaaaataataactccTTAAGAACACAGACCAGTTGGAGTTTATACTGTGCACTATAATGGTGCATGTTAAAGAAGTCTGTGGACCCACCCTGACTTGTGGTGTAGAGGTCCGCTGATggaacaggaggagaggagggggactgagaggaagaggaggaggatgataaagaggaggtgtgtgtgaggaaggAGGACAGGGGAGAGAGGCAGGGGGAGAAGGAGCCCAACACcaggacaaaacacacagccatCATCTGCAACAAAGAGAAGACAACTCACGTTAATGCTTTGTCATAACATGAAAAAACTCAGCATGAAAAAGACGATTCAAAACATCAAAAGACAAatatatttgactttatttaggacaatatatttaaaagatTATGGATATAAACAGTTTAGGAATTTAGGAGAATCTGGACAGAGATGTTATTCTGTCAGATTCTGAATAGAAGCCTGAATTCTGAttaatttaaagacaaaactaaCCACAGCTGCcttctgcatttaaaaactatAACACACTAGTTACttcataaatacacatttgtgcATAATCATGTCAGAGggtgaaacaaaaaacacttcaacAATGTTCAAATGAGCAGtaagtgtatttattttctgtgtatgtgtgtgaagagCTTTAGAGCTACGACAGTATTTACCATGAGGCACGTCCCTGTTTGAGTTGAGGCCATTTTACAAGAACGGGGAACAACTTTCCCTGAAATCAATGATTGAagcttctgcagctgctgtaagAGAGACctagagaaacaaacagaaatgattcaacATTATTGGATAACTAAAGTACAGACTAATATAAAAAAGCTGGAGTTACAAGTATTGATCCTCACATGCTCTCAGAGCTATCCTGATTATATCGGTTTCCCAGAAAACAACTGGAAAACTAGAGCCAAGGACTTTTAATCCACAAGGAGGAACTCAACCAAGTTCCACCAGTTAAATCCTTATTTCCATATTGGTTTGCTGCTGATCAAAGTTTGGATAAGTGCCTTTGTTGGGATTTGAGTCTAATGATTTGTTTAGACCCTAAACTCTTTTAATGAATATCTTTTTTTATGTCCACGGCACGTGCGTTCACACATGACTTAAATCTCCACCCACCACAAAGTACAGTATACACGCAACCTGTAAATCCATTGGAAACCACAAAAAGAGTCATACAGACGCTGAGACATACAGTTTATTTCACCTAAACGCCCACAATGTTCCcccaggttgttttttttttcactgtctgGTCCTCAGTACTAGGCTGTTTGTACTTCAAAGTTAACTTTAACCGCctgatttactgttgttttgtcatttagccAAAGTAAGTACAGAGTACAGTAAAGCTGGACAGAGTATACAAGTAAAACCACAACAATAAAGTGGATCAGTGGGATCAGGAGAGCAGGGTTCTGATGGTATGAGCTGTCAGTGGCTGTGAGGAAACACTCTGACCACTAAGTGGAGACAGAGATCCAGTTACTGCTGAAGGCGCTGTCACTTTAACAAATTAGAAACTAAACCTGACCATGAACTGGTCAACCAGTCTGTGACACAGTCAGCAAGCAAACTAAAGAGTGCGTAAAGCGAGTCGCCGAGTCTGTCTGTATTTGTGATGTTCCAAATTCCCATGCTGGTGTCTGTCACGTGCATAGTGTGCAGCAAATTGCCAGCTGCAATAACCTGATATGGGATGATACTGCCCAGCATCACTCACACAAGGCTTTGATGCAAAACCACAGTGATTTACAGCTAAAGTTAGAGCTGCTTAAAATATAAGGCTTCCAAAAGTCATGTTGGTTGACTGGGTGAATGAATGCGTGTGTAAATATTCAGCAAAAGAATGGAAAGTTTGAAATTGATGGATTAAATTAACATGAAACTATGCTTGGAGTTGTTATGAGGTGTACTTTCAGAGGAACTAGGCCAGCAGCTCCCCCTTGGCGAAACACATTGTGACTGTACTTGTAGTTGGACACTAAGAGGTGAAATTAATATCAATTTTCTTGTCTGATTCTGGCTGAGTCAGCACATAAACATCTCTAAATGTTCCTTTTTATGTGTGGTCAAACTGAA is part of the Anabas testudineus chromosome 2, fAnaTes1.2, whole genome shotgun sequence genome and harbors:
- the harbi1 gene encoding putative nuclease HARBI1: MAIPIAILDCDLLLHGRGHKTLDRFDLDSVSDTFLLTQFGFPREFILYLVELLREALCRRTQRSRAISPEVQVLAALGFYTSGSFQTSMGDTIGISQASMSRCVSNVTRALVEKAPQFITFNRDPSSREQSFQEFQRVAGFPGVLGVLDCVQVAIKAPNSEDSSYVNKKGFHSVGCQLVCDSRGLLLSAETHWPGGLKDTDVLQRSALCKQLQDTEEGWLLGDRRYPLKKWLMTPVDCPESPAEFRYNLAHTATHEIVDRTFRAIQTRFKCLDGTKGYLQYSPERSSSILLACCVLHNASLQSGLDAWTLERTDPLEQPESLEQRPEDRDSQAEDLRTQLILKHFS